From the genome of Natrinema marinum:
TCCTGGGAGAGCACCGAGAACGTCTGGGCGCGGAAGTTGCGGTGGGTCAGTTGGACGCCCTTGGGCTTGCCTGTCGTCCCGGAGGTGTAGGGCAGGAGCGCCACATCGTCGTCGTCGCGCTCGACGAACGTCTCCTCGCCGCGGACATCCTCGAAGGCGTGGACGCCCTCGCTCTCGGAGTCGACCGAGATGACCGCCGGGTCCCAGTCGATCGCCTCGAGGGCCTCCTCGAGATACGGTTCTAACGCGACGTGCGTGAGGACGGCTGTGGCCTCGGTGTCCTCGAGTTGGTAGGTCAGCTCGCGTTTGCGGTACTGGGGGTTGACCGGCGAGACGATCGCGCCGGCTTTGAACGCGCCGAGCGCGCCGATCAGGTACGGCGGGCAGTTCGGCAGGTACTGCAGCATCACGTCGCCGGGTTCGATCCCGAGGTCGGCCAGCCCGCCGGCGAAGCGCGAACTCGCGGCCTGGAGATCCTCGTGAGTCAGCGTCTGTCCGTGGTATTCGATCGCCTGCGCGTCCCCGTGGTGGCGCACCGTCTCGTCGTGGAGTCGGGCGACGTTGCCGGCTCTGGCACCCTCGCTAACGCTTGCCAAATCCATGGGTATTGGTATCATGGAATGATATAAAATAGTATCCATGTGTGGCGTGCTGACGCCGGGCCTGTGACCGACTCGCGGTCCGTTCGCGGCTCTCTGCACCGCCAGCGGTCACGCGAGCCGACCCGAGAGCAAGAATACGTGCATTGGTACCCTCTACCACAAGTTATTTGGGTTCGGTGACGATATCGGGAGACGATGACACGGTCCGCGAGACGGAGGGAGACCCGTGGCTGAACCGATCCTGGCGGGCGTCGCCGAGAGCGACCTCGGCGAGACCCCCGACCGGAACTGGCTCGACAACGCGGCGATCGCGACCGTTCGCGCCTTAGAGGACGCCGGCTGTGCCCTCGAGGAGGTCGACGGCGTCGCGGTCGCCGGCGGGAACGACTACATGCCGGCGCTGATCCTTTCGGAGTACCTCGACCTCGAGGAGCCCTCGTTCCTCGAGGGCACGGAGATCGGCGGTTCGTCGTTCGAGCACTTCTGTGGCCACGTCCGCGACGCGATGGCCCGCGACGAGGCCGACGTGGTGGTCGTCGCCTACGGCTCGACGGGCAAGACCGGGCCCGGCAGGGACCAGTCGCTCGAGGTCACCCATCCCGTCGACGGCTTCGTTCGACCCACAGGCCTGTTCCGACCGCCGGGGGCGTACGCGATGGCCGCCCGCCGGCACATGCACGAGTACGGGACGACCGAGAAGCAGCTGGCTGAGATCGCGGTCGCGACCCGCGAGTGGGCGTCGATGAACCCCAAAGCCGCTCAGCAGGAGCCGATTACCGTCGACGACGTGCTCGAGTCGCGACAGATCGCCGAGCCGTTCAACCTGCTGGACTGCTGTCTGGTCTCCGACGGTGGCGGGGCGGTCGTCCTCGTCAGCGAGGAGAAGGCCCGCGAACTCGGGGTCCCCCCGATTTCGGTCGCGGGCGTCGCCTCGACGAGCACCCACCGTCAGGACATCAGCGAAATGCCCGACATGACGACGACCGGCGCGGCGGTCACGGGACCGAAAGCCTTCGAGCAAGCCGGGATTACCCACGACGACGTCGACGTCGCCCAGCTATACGACTCGTTTACCTACACCGCGTTGGTGACCCTCGAGGACCTCGGCTTCTGCGAAAAGGGCGAGGGCGGCGAGTTCGTCTCGGGCGGGACGACCGCCCCCGGCGGCGAGCTCCCGATGAACACGCAGGGCGGCGGCCTCTCGTACTGCCATCCAGGTCACTTCGGCGTCTTCGTCCTCATCGAGGCCGTCCGACAGCTTCGGGGCGATTACACGGGCGAGCGCCAGGTCGACGACGCCGAGGTCGCGGTCGCCCACGGCACCGGCGGCATCCTATCCTCGAGTAGCACCGTCGTCCTCCGGAGGGAAGCATGAACGCGCCCGTCGAGGACCGCCGCGAGGAGTGGGAGGGACCTGTCCCCGTCCCGACCGGCGCGACGGAACCGTTCTGGGAGGCCACGCTCGAGGGCGACCTCCTCTTTCAGGAGTGTGACTGCGGCAACCGCCAGCTCTACCCGCGGGCGGTCTGTACCGACTGCGGCGCGGAGGACCCGCCGTTCGAGGAGAGCGAGGGCGTCGGAACGATCTACACCTACACCGTCTGCCACGTCCCCGGCGAACCCGGTTTCGGCGACCGAACCCCGTACGTCGTCGGCGCGATCGAACTCGCCGAGGGGCCGCGGCTGCTCGCGATGATCGACGCCGATCCCGACGACCTCGAGGTCGGGACGCCCGTCGCGGTACGGTTCTGGCGGATCTCCGACGAGGCCGCCATGCCGGTGTTCGTGCCGGAGTGAGCGCCCCTTCGAAAAGCAGCGACCGTCTTTTCACTCGAGGTTGGCCGTCGCCGTCCCGGTCAGCAGCGTCTCGCCGCCGTCCGTCCACGCTTCGAGTTCGATCTCCACCGTTCCGTCGGCCTCGTTGATCTCGACGACCTCGCCGCTGGCGACGACGGTGTCGCCGGGGAAGACCCGCGACTGGAACCGGACGCCGAAGCTCGAAATATCCCGCAGTTCGAACCAGTTCGCGACGACGCGGGAGGTGACGCCGGCGGTGAACATCCCTTGCCCGAAGACGCTCTCGTTGCCCGCGGCCGTGGCGTAGGGCTCGTCGTAGTGGATCGGGTTGAAGTCGCCGCTCGCGCCGGCGTACTTGACGAACTGCTGGCGATCGAGGTCCTCGACGACGACGTTCGGACCGGTGTCGCCGACCGCGATGTCGGCGAGGTCGCCGACGCGATCGAAGTTGCCGACGGTCGCCGGCGGCACGTCCGACTCGGCCGCGGCGGCGCCGCCGTTCGTCGCTGCCTCGGCGGATTCGCTCGAGGCGTCGTCACTCTCGCTTTCGGTGCTCTCCTCGTCGGCGTCGTCGTCGACCGCTCCCGAGGTCTCGATGGCGGTCGTGCGGTCGGTTAACACGAGTTCGTCGTCTCGATTTCGGTACTCGGTCTCGAGGACGGCGAATGTCATCGTGCCCGCACGCGGTCCCTCGCGCTGGAAGACATCCGCGAGCGTGGTCGTCCCCTCGAGGACGTCGCCGACGGCCATCGGGCGCTCGTACTCGTGGTGTTGCTCGCCGTGGAGGACGTACTCGGGCTGGAAGGCCAGGTCGAAGCCCTTCCCGTCGACGTCTTCGGGGGTGTACCGCGGGAACCGGCCGACCTGGCTGTAGGTCAGCGGCGCGGGCACGCGGTCGTAGCCCCGCTCGGCGGCCGCCGCCTCGTCGCGGAAGATCGGGTCTTCGGACGTGATCGCGCGCGCGAACTCTTCGACCTTGCCGGCCTCGACGCGGAACTCTTCGACGGTGACGCGGCTGTCGCCAACCATCGCCTCGAGTTCCTCGATCGGTCTATTCGGCATCTCGAGTCACCTCTGTGGGCTCGCTGCCGATCGTCGCCGGTCGTTCGGTCGTCCTGCGCTGTCGGTCGGGGCCGTCTCCGCCTTGCATTGCCACGACGATTTGAGCACGACTGGCATAACAGTACCTCTCTCGGAACCCGGGTCGATCGTATCCGAGGGTTGTGTGAGAGGCAGCCGGTTTCGATAGTTCATCTACCGGAGGGCAACCGAGCGTCTGCTTCCGTGGACACAAGGGATTTCGACGTCCTCCCCAGCCGATTTCTCCTCACGGCGCTCCGCGCCGTTCGGATGGTTCGCGGGACCGCAGGTCCCGCGCTAACGCTCGGTCACAGGGCTCCCTCGCTCATCCACCGGAAGACGCATTGCGTCTTCCGAGCTGCTCGAAAACGCGTCGCGTTTTCGGCATCACGAGACGGCGAAGCCGTCTCGAACGACTTCGCTCGCAGGCTCGCGAAGACCTCGCACGGCGTCGGACCGCGGTTCGCCAAGGCAAACCGCGGCCCAGCGCGCGCCACCCGCACGTGGTCGGCCGATCGCGTGTCGCTCGGTTCCGCTACCACTGGCCGACTCGAGCGCTCTCCCCCACACCGGTCGAATAGCTTATAATGAACGTCGATGAATCCGTAGACACGAATGCCAGTCACTGTCACCGCTGGAACCGGCGTATCGGCTGCTCAGACCACGGCGAACATGGAGGGACGGCGATGACGACGGACCAGTTCAGCGTCGAGGGTGAGACGGCGATCGTCACGGGTTCCTCGAGCGGGATCGGGAAGATGATCGTCGAGCGGTTCGCCGACGACGGGGCGAACGTCGTCGTCACCTCGCGGGAGATGGAAAACGTCGAGCCGGTCGCCGACGCGATCAACGAGAGCGACCGACCGGGCGAGGCGCTGGCGATCGAGTGCGACGTGACCGACCGCGAGGCGGTCCAGGAGATGATCGACGAGACCGTCGACGAGTTCGGCGGCCTCGACATCCTGATCAACAACGCGGGGGCGAGCTTTCAGGCGCCACCCTCGGAAATTAGCGAGAACGGCTGGAAGACGATCGTCGACATCAACCTCCACGGCACCTTCCACTGCTCGCAACTCGCCGTCGAGTATATGCGGGACAACGGCGGCGGCCGGATCGTCAACTTCGCCAGCGTCGCGGGCACCCGGGGCTCGAAGACGATGAGCCACTACGGCGCGGCCAAAGCCGGCGTCGTCAACTTCACCACCTCCTCCGCGGCCGACTGGGCCGAAGACGGCGTCTGGGTCAACTGCATCGCGCCCGGCCTCGTCGCGACGGAGGGCGTCCGCACCCAGATGGGCGTCGAGGACGACGCCGACGAGATCGCCCGCACCTCACCGGACCGCACCATCGGCAAACCCGAGGAGGTCGCGGACCTCGCGCAGTTCCTCGCCAGTCCGGCTTCCTCCTACATGGTCGGCGAGACGGTCGAGATCAAGGGGCTCCCGCGTCTCGGCGAGTAGGCCGACCGGACTCGAGACACTCCCCTTGGGGACCCGAAACACGTCCTCTGTTACCACCACCCGTATATTTTTCATCCCGAACGACAAACGCGGGGCACATGGAACTCGATGTCGTCCCCGCAGAGACGCTTTTAGAGGCCCCCTACGATGGGAACGTCGCACACCTGCTCGAGCGAGCGATAGCGGACGAGCCGGACGCGCTCGCGATCGAACACGCCGGCGAAACGATCACCTACCGCGAGTTCGGCGACCGCGTCGAGCGCTTCGCCGACGGGCTTCGGGAACTCGGCCTCGAGGCCGGCGACCGGGTCGGGCTCTACATGCCTAATGGCATTCCCTTCTGCACTGCAGTCTGGGCCTGCTGTCACGCCGGGGTCATCGCGAGCCCGCTGAACCCCGAGTACCGCCGTCGTGAGATCGCCTACCAGCTCGAGCACGCTGACGCGAAGGCGGTCCTCGTCGAGGGCGAGCCCGACGACTACGTCGTCGAGGCCGTCGCCGACCTCGAGACGGAGATCGTCGCCACGACCTCCGGCGGCGACTACCGGTCGCTGCCGGAACTGGGCGCGGCCGACGCCGACCCGGACGTGGTCGACCGCGAGGACGACGACGTGTTGCTCCAGCCCTACACCTCGGGGACGACGGGCAAACCGAAGGGCGTCCTGCTGACCCACCGCAACTTTCGGGTCCAGATCGCCCAGAGCGTCTCGAGTTACAGCGCCGGCCCGATCGAGGGCGACGGGATCATCGTCCTGCCGATGTACCACATCACCGGGATGCTCGGCATGATGTCCTCGCTGTGTGCCGGTCGGACGCTGCACCTGCTTCGCCCCGACCAGTGGGACCCGGAACTGGTCCTCGAGAAGTTAGACGAACACGACATTCCGGCCTTCGTCGGGGTCGCCGCGATGTTCGTCGACCTGCTCGACGCCCACGAGCCCGACGAGTACGACCTGTCGACGCTGATCAAGGCGGGGCAGGGCGGGGACAAGCTCCCGAAGCCGACACAGGAGCAGTTCGAGGAGGCGTTCGACGTCCCGCTCTCTGAGGGGTACGGGCTGACGGAGACGACCGCGACGAGCCACACCATCCGGTGGTCGTCCCTTGGCAACCGGCCCGGGAGCGTCGGCCAGCCGGTTGGCCACACGCGCTCGAAGGTCGTCGACGAGGAAGGGAACGAACTCGGCGCTGGCGAGGAAGGCGAGATCCTCATCGCTGGCCCACAGGTCATGAAGGGATACTACGAGAACCCCGAGGCGAACGACGACGTCTTCACCGAGGACGGCTTCTTCCGCACCGGCGACATCGGTATGCGAGACGAGGACAACTACTACTACATCAAGGGTCGCGAGAAGGAGATGATCCTGACCGCGGGGTACAACGTCTATCCGCGCGAGGTCGAGAACCTACTCTACGAACACCCCGACATCCACGAGGCCGCGGTCTTCGGGCTCCCCGACGAGCGCCGCGGCGAGACCGTCGCGGCCGCGATCACGCCCAAGGAGGGCGCGGAACTGACCGAGGACGATGTCGAGGAGTACGTCCTCGGGGAACTCGCCCCCTATAAACATCCTCGCGTCGTCGAGATCCGGCGCGAACTCCCGAAGACCGGCAGCGGCAAGATCCGCAAGACGGAACTGCAAGACGAGTTCGTCGAGGAACACGGGCTGGAATCGTGATGGGACACGATCGGTCGAACTCTCGAGGAACCGCTACTGGACGGAACGTAGCGCTACTGGGCCCGAGACCGCTCTCGGCGACCGCCCTCGTCCGCCGATGACTGACGAGACCGCCGACTCCACGTACTCGAACGCGGAGATCCGGACGATCGCGCTCGCGGTTATCGCCGGCATCTTCTTCGGCGGGGTCGCGACGGGCGTCGCGTTCCCGACGCTGCCGCTGTTAGACGAGAAGCTGGTGATCAGCGCGATCATGCTGAGCGTGATCCTCTCGGCCAACCGCATCGCGCGGCTGTTCATGAACACGCCGGCGGGGACGATCATCGATCGGGTCGGCTCGCGCAAACCGATGATCTTCGGGCTGTTCACCCAGGCGCTGGCTCCCTTCGGTTACATCGTCGGCCTCCACACGCCCCCGATCGATCTGGGCGTAGTGCCAGTACTCGGCGACGTGTCGCTTCCGGGCGTCGTCTTCGTCCTGGCGCGGCTGTTCTGGGGGATCGGCAGCGCGTTCGTCTTCATCGGCGCGTTCGCGACGATCACATACGTCACGACGACGAACAACCGGGGGCGGTGGGTCGGCTACATGCGCGGCGGCCAGTCGCTTGGCTTCCCGACCGGGCTCATCCTCGGGGGCATCCTGACGGACCTGGCCGATATGCAAACGGCGTTTCTCGTCGCCGGCGCGCTCGCGCTGGTCGCCGGCACCGTCGCGACGCTCGTCCTCCCGGACGTTCACGCGGGTGCGGGCTCGGAGAGCCGATCGGTGAGCCTCCGCGAGGTCCCCGCGCTGTTGGCCGGCAATCCGACCGTCGTCCTCGTCGGCTACGGGAACTTTGCCGTCCGATTCCTCTGGGGCGGCGTCATCCTCTCGACGCTCGCGAGCTACGCGAGCGTCTACGGCCTCGAGCTCTCCTTTCTCGAGGCGGCCGGAATCAGCGGCATCGTGATGGGCCTTGGCGTGCTCACCTCGGGGTCGCTGACGATCGTCACCGGCTGGGCATCGGATCTGGTCGACGATCGGACGATTCTGACGGTGCCGGCCTTTCTGGCGATGGCGGTCGGTTTTCTGGTTATCGCCTACGTGCCAACGATCGAGGCGCTACTCGGTGCGATCGTCCTCGTCGGCGGCGGTATGGGCGCGGCCGCGCCGTCGCTGCTGGCGATCATGGGCGATCTCACCCCCGGCGACGAACTCGGCCGGATGGGCGGTGCCTACCAGGTGATGGGCGATATCGGGCTCAGCCTGGGCCCGCTGCTGGCGATTCCGGCCGTCGAGAGCTGGTTCGGCTATCGGCTGACGTACGTCCTCTGTGCGGTGCTCGTCTTGAGTTGCTTGACGATCGTCTCGCTGCCGCTACTGCGTAACCCCGAGGTCACCCGGACGGGAGTGAAAGCCGACTGAACGAGGCGGTGACCCGCGTCCACGCAAGGGCGAACGCGGGGCCGTCGGGCTCACCGGCGCGATTCCGCGACGAAGCCTACTCACGTGCGCGAAGCTTTCATGTGTAGTCGCGACTATTGGTATGTATTATCATGACAAAGGAGCGCATATCGGGGGCGGTCGCCCGGGTGCGTCCG
Proteins encoded in this window:
- a CDS encoding acetyl-CoA acetyltransferase, translating into MAEPILAGVAESDLGETPDRNWLDNAAIATVRALEDAGCALEEVDGVAVAGGNDYMPALILSEYLDLEEPSFLEGTEIGGSSFEHFCGHVRDAMARDEADVVVVAYGSTGKTGPGRDQSLEVTHPVDGFVRPTGLFRPPGAYAMAARRHMHEYGTTEKQLAEIAVATREWASMNPKAAQQEPITVDDVLESRQIAEPFNLLDCCLVSDGGGAVVLVSEEKARELGVPPISVAGVASTSTHRQDISEMPDMTTTGAAVTGPKAFEQAGITHDDVDVAQLYDSFTYTALVTLEDLGFCEKGEGGEFVSGGTTAPGGELPMNTQGGGLSYCHPGHFGVFVLIEAVRQLRGDYTGERQVDDAEVAVAHGTGGILSSSSTVVLRREA
- a CDS encoding Zn-ribbon domain-containing OB-fold protein; protein product: MNAPVEDRREEWEGPVPVPTGATEPFWEATLEGDLLFQECDCGNRQLYPRAVCTDCGAEDPPFEESEGVGTIYTYTVCHVPGEPGFGDRTPYVVGAIELAEGPRLLAMIDADPDDLEVGTPVAVRFWRISDEAAMPVFVPE
- a CDS encoding FAS1-like dehydratase domain-containing protein, with product MPNRPIEELEAMVGDSRVTVEEFRVEAGKVEEFARAITSEDPIFRDEAAAAERGYDRVPAPLTYSQVGRFPRYTPEDVDGKGFDLAFQPEYVLHGEQHHEYERPMAVGDVLEGTTTLADVFQREGPRAGTMTFAVLETEYRNRDDELVLTDRTTAIETSGAVDDDADEESTESESDDASSESAEAATNGGAAAAESDVPPATVGNFDRVGDLADIAVGDTGPNVVVEDLDRQQFVKYAGASGDFNPIHYDEPYATAAGNESVFGQGMFTAGVTSRVVANWFELRDISSFGVRFQSRVFPGDTVVASGEVVEINEADGTVEIELEAWTDGGETLLTGTATANLE
- a CDS encoding SDR family NAD(P)-dependent oxidoreductase → MTTDQFSVEGETAIVTGSSSGIGKMIVERFADDGANVVVTSREMENVEPVADAINESDRPGEALAIECDVTDREAVQEMIDETVDEFGGLDILINNAGASFQAPPSEISENGWKTIVDINLHGTFHCSQLAVEYMRDNGGGRIVNFASVAGTRGSKTMSHYGAAKAGVVNFTTSSAADWAEDGVWVNCIAPGLVATEGVRTQMGVEDDADEIARTSPDRTIGKPEEVADLAQFLASPASSYMVGETVEIKGLPRLGE
- a CDS encoding class I adenylate-forming enzyme family protein, whose amino-acid sequence is MELDVVPAETLLEAPYDGNVAHLLERAIADEPDALAIEHAGETITYREFGDRVERFADGLRELGLEAGDRVGLYMPNGIPFCTAVWACCHAGVIASPLNPEYRRREIAYQLEHADAKAVLVEGEPDDYVVEAVADLETEIVATTSGGDYRSLPELGAADADPDVVDREDDDVLLQPYTSGTTGKPKGVLLTHRNFRVQIAQSVSSYSAGPIEGDGIIVLPMYHITGMLGMMSSLCAGRTLHLLRPDQWDPELVLEKLDEHDIPAFVGVAAMFVDLLDAHEPDEYDLSTLIKAGQGGDKLPKPTQEQFEEAFDVPLSEGYGLTETTATSHTIRWSSLGNRPGSVGQPVGHTRSKVVDEEGNELGAGEEGEILIAGPQVMKGYYENPEANDDVFTEDGFFRTGDIGMRDEDNYYYIKGREKEMILTAGYNVYPREVENLLYEHPDIHEAAVFGLPDERRGETVAAAITPKEGAELTEDDVEEYVLGELAPYKHPRVVEIRRELPKTGSGKIRKTELQDEFVEEHGLES
- a CDS encoding MFS transporter yields the protein MTDETADSTYSNAEIRTIALAVIAGIFFGGVATGVAFPTLPLLDEKLVISAIMLSVILSANRIARLFMNTPAGTIIDRVGSRKPMIFGLFTQALAPFGYIVGLHTPPIDLGVVPVLGDVSLPGVVFVLARLFWGIGSAFVFIGAFATITYVTTTNNRGRWVGYMRGGQSLGFPTGLILGGILTDLADMQTAFLVAGALALVAGTVATLVLPDVHAGAGSESRSVSLREVPALLAGNPTVVLVGYGNFAVRFLWGGVILSTLASYASVYGLELSFLEAAGISGIVMGLGVLTSGSLTIVTGWASDLVDDRTILTVPAFLAMAVGFLVIAYVPTIEALLGAIVLVGGGMGAAAPSLLAIMGDLTPGDELGRMGGAYQVMGDIGLSLGPLLAIPAVESWFGYRLTYVLCAVLVLSCLTIVSLPLLRNPEVTRTGVKAD